Sequence from the Cervus elaphus chromosome 19, mCerEla1.1, whole genome shotgun sequence genome:
CCCATCCCAGGACAGGAGTTCCATGCTGGCCGCGGCTTGTCCAGGACAGCAAATGGCAAGGAGACAGGGCTTAGGGGAAAATCACAAAAAAGCCGGCATTGAGGCtcagagatttattttttatagatcGCTAAGCTTTCATGGATAAGAAAAGTAAGGTGGATGTCCCGCCTCTATGGGATGCAGGTCTGTCACCGATTCAGCACTGAGATGCGTGGACAGAATCCTGTTAATTAGACAAGGAGAGGCCTTTCGAGATCAATAGCAGAGCATCGCTTTTCTGGACGGTCTGTCAGTAGCAGGGAGGGCTTCCACAGGGGAGGGGCCTGCAGAtgagggcagggcaggagggcTGGCAGGCGGGGGCCACACACACGGTGGGCTGGCAGCTCACGAGGACACACACGGGCCTGCAGCTCACAGGGACACACACTGCTGGCTGGCAGCTCACGGGCACACAGCAGGATGCCTGGCAGGGGCTGGGCTCGCAGTAGGAGGCCACTGGGCAGCATGGGGATGGGCACCTGCCAGCAGGTTGGCACAGCAGAGCCACACGGCGGGCACCGCAGGGGCTCCCGCAGCCCAAAGCGGGGCAGCAGACAGCAGGGCAGGCCGGCTGGCAGGAGCTGGGCACACAGCAAATGTCCTGGCAGGAGCTGGGCACACAGCAGGCCGGCTGGCAGCTCACAGGGCAGCTGGTGTCACACATGGTGGTTTGGGGCTGGGAGGGGTCGGGGCGGAGGACGGGGCTGGTCTGGAGGCTCCCTCCCCAGGGTGTCCTTTATACCCAGGCCATGGCATCCTGACAATGAGGCCCTGGGTGTCTTCCTCGTGGCCACCTGctgtttttcctcctcctccccccgaGGGTCTCTTCCTGGAGCTTCCGGCGGCGGTGATTCAGTTCAGGAAGCTCCCTGAGCTGGAGGCTGACAGTGACCCAGTGGCCCTGGGATTTCTGGAATCAGAGCCTGGGTTGGATGGGGAAGGACCGTCAGGCCAGCACTGGGTCCCCTCATGATTTTCGTCCTCTCCAGTTTAACCACCCTGTCATCTGTCCACACAAGCACAGTCACACTCACTGCACCAGTGCCCCATTTGATTTGTCATCCAGAAGGTTCTCCCTCGGGGTCAGGCTCCTCACTGGGGGCTGTGGCCACATTTTTGCCATAATTATAGCAACAGGGCTCCAGCTTTGTGCCAAGTCTGAGTGTCTTTATTTTACATGGAGTGTCTCATAACTGATCGGTTATCAATCCTGCCACCATTCAAGGGGCCGACAACACAGATGTCCAGTCAGGAAGACCTGGAAGGTCCTGTAATGCATGCAGGTTCCACCCCTGTGAACGGAGCAGCTCTGAAGCTGCTCGGTCTCACTGTGGAATCTGTGGTCCTTACTTGGCGTCTAACGGAGCTGGGACTTAGGGGTTCACTGGTGACATAGCCCACAGGCCAGAATCAGTTGGCACAGACAAGATCGAGGGGcaggcatatgaaaatattcatctTGTTTGGCCCTGAATATCAAGGCTTAAGGGTGTGACCCCCCATGAGCTTCCAACTCAGGGTTGCCCAACCAGGTCAGGCAGCCCTAGGTAGGTCCCAGGAGGACTGGGGTGGAGAGGGGGCTGAACCACCTTCGATTCCTCTCCCCACCCAAGGGTCTGGTCAGCCAGGCCCTGTGAGGCAGGTTGGAGCCAGTGTGGGAGACTGAGGTCCTCCTCCAGGCAGGGGGCAGCTGCTGGAGTGTGGATTACGAGCTCCTCCTGCCCCACTCCCGCCCTGTGTTCTGTCTACACGTCGGCCTTAGCACGTTGTTCTACGGTGGGTGCTGTTTATTGGGGTGGCCATCTCTCAGGGCAGTGCTGCTCCCTCCTCCGAGCCTGTGTCCCGGAAACCCTCTGCACCTGTGCAGCCCCCGTGTGACTGCTGGTGTGGACAGTGGGGCTGCCCCTGGGAAGTCctatgaagagtcagacaccccAGTAATGAAGTCACTCCGAGGCTGAAGACCACTGTGGTCTCAGGGGCTAAAGCATGGTCAGAACTTGCAAAACTAGGGGACTGAGCTGACCTGAGACCACACAGCAAATGACCTTGTGGCCCCTAGACAAGCCCCTGTAGCCCATGATTTCAGCCCTTCACACACTCCTCCTTGGGTTCTGACCACAAGTCAAAACCATAGCTAAAGAAAATTCAGGGCAGCCCCATGTGACCATATGTCCACGTATGACCTTGTTAACTGAATAGTATCAATACATTTGAAATTGTCAGTTGTCTTACAAGTCAGGCTCTAGAAGAGTGAAAAGCTAACCTTCTGTACTCACCTGCTTTCTACCTCTCCTGTGTTACTTATTCCAGTACAGCCAGTGTCTACCTGAGCCCATTTGTATTCCACTTCAAGGAATATTCCACCTCAGTATTTCTTCTAATGCAAGTCTGCTGGTGAGGAATCctcttacttttgtttttctgaaattgtttCACTTCACCCTCAGCtttgaagatttcttttttttttcgttttttctTCACTAGATCTAGAATTCTTGATTGGCAGTTTTGGTCTTTTATCATTTTACTGATGTCATCCTATTGTCTTCTGTCTTTCACTGTGTTTGATGAAAAGTCAGCTGTGTTCCTTTTCTTGTATGTAGAGTGTTTTTTCTCTCATTGCTTTGAAGATACTTCTTTTTATTTGGGGTTTTCATCTCTAATGATTAAGCGCCCAGAtctggttttatttatatttatactgcTTTTGGGTTTTCTAAGATTCCTGGATCTGTAAATTGTTTCAAATCAGCTTCTGAGATTGAACTTACATATATTTTAGACTGTTTgatattgtctcacagttctcatttttcttaatttttctttctcttcagattGGATAATTTTTATTCATAGATCTTCACATTCACTCTTTCTTCTTCCACCTCCAGTCTGCTGTAAGGCCCACCCAATGGATATTTTATTTCAGCTATTGTGCTCCTCAGTTCTAGAAACCCCCCTCCCTCAGCTGAGATTTCCTATCTATTAAAAATTGCCATTCCTCAACTAAGATTCTCTATCTATTAACTCATGGATATAATCTTTTCCTTTGATTCTTTGAACATATCTTCCTTTGATTCTTTAAACATACAGCTGCTCTAAGTCATTACCTGCTAGACCAATATCTGGACCATCTCACACTGCATcactgtgtttttttcctttaattatgaattatatattcttatatctttcttaaaatttttacttatttatttacttttggctctgctgggtcttcattgctgtgagggtttcagtagttgtggcatgtgtgctcaatcgttgtggctcctgggccctagagcacaggcttaatagttgtgacacatgtgtttagttgctccgcagcctgtgggatcttcctggatcagggattgaacccatgtctcctgcattggaaggtggattctttaccaccgagccaccagggaagccctttcctatATCTTTTATGTCTAGTGATTTTTGATTATAGACTAGAAATTATGAACATTCAGAGAGCCTACATTCTCTTATCTTTTCCTGATGATTCACTTTTTTGTCTAGTGAACAGTCACTTACTAACTGGTCACCTCAAGCTTGTTTATGGGGGTTTGGTTTTATACTTTGTTAGGGTGTATTTGTGGAAAGTCCAAAGTGCTTCCCGAGCTCTCCATTTTGGTGAGACTTCATTTCCAAACTGTCTTCCCTGGAAGTCTTGTCATGGGTTGGCCAGGCTGTCAAGATGGATCTGGAGCAGGTCCCCCTTCAGGGTGAGGGAGGGACCCCTGTTCCATAGGTGCAGGCTGTGGGGTCTCAGTGGGACGCCAGCAGACGTCTCCTCTTAATCCTGCAGCAGCTTCTCCATAGCCTCCGGTGGTCCTGAACTGAGCGTAGAGAGCCCCTCCTTCTTCTGAAGATTTACTGGGGGTCCTTTCTGATGCTCCCCCTGCTCAGATGCTAGGTGCTTCCAGTGCCGACCCCTGGCCTCTTCTGGCTTTGTCACTTACTTCTCTAACTATGAGGCTATCTCAAGAGGAAGGACCAAGGTCACCACCCACCAGAAGTTTTCCAAGACTCAGTGCTTTGTCCTCTGGACCCTGTGGGTGAGGAGTCCCCATCCTTCCTATGTCCTCTGGTGCCCCACCTTCAGCTTGACACGCTGGACACTCGGGGGTCAGACAGATGGACTCTGCTCTCCTTGCTCCACTGTGGAGCTGACATGGGAGGAGGGTGGTTTCCGTGGCTGTTTGAGGACCAGTATCACACAGGGAGGGACATCTGGAGATTCGTACAAAAGTGGGTCGGGTAAAATTTTAAGGAATGAAGCAGAATCCAGACAGAGCCAGTAAGGCACTCAGGCAGGTTGCCAAGTGAACAAGAGCTTGAGGAGGGGCAATTAGTCATGAAGGGAAGTAAAAGCCAAAAGAgcaattaaaaaatctacaacagAAAACTATGTCCTGGGAGATAGCCCAGAAGAGGCAAAACAAGGAAGACAACAGTCGTGTCTGTGTTGTCCAGACGCCCATGGCCTGGGTATAAAGGCCGCGCAGGGAAGCAATCTGCAGATGTCACCCACCTTCCTCCCGACACCAGCCAGCTCCACGCCACCATGTGCCACACCAGCTACTCCTCAGGCTGCCAGGCTGCCTGTGtgcccagcccctgccagccGTCCTGCCTGCCCGTGAGCTACAGGCCAGCCGTGTGTGTGACTCCCTCCTGCCAGCCCTCTGTGCGCCTGCCTGTGAGCTGCAGGCCTGCCCTGTATGTGCCtgtgagttttaagccggctgtGTGTCTGCCCGTGTGCTACAGGCCAACCGTGTTGGTGGCCCCCTCCTGCCAGTCCTCTGGGTGCTACCAGCCCTCCCGCCCCACCCTGGTCTGCAGACCCGTCTCCTGTAGCACCCCTTCCTGCTTGTGATCACGAGCCTCCTCCCAGCTGCTCCCAGTGCAGACAGGGTCACTCCTGCACCCCTCCCAGTACAAGTCCTCAGTGGGCCTCCAGGTTCTGCATGTGGCAGATGAAAAAAGCACACTAAACCGACCTCTGAACCCGGGCAAGAACATGGCAGGATGATCTGGACCCTTCTATGAACTGCTGCATTCCCCCCAGGAAGCCCTGGTTCCCagggtccttctctgtctccagcAGGAACCCACACCCCATGTGAGCCAAATAAACTGTGCTTTCCACATGCAACAGTCTCTTCCTAGCTGTTTTTCATGTCTGTTTTCTGGCTAGCTAGGCTATtaccagggcttccttggtggcgctagtggtaaagaatctgcctgcaagataggagacccaggtttgatccctgggttgggaagatcccctggagaaggaaacggcaacccactccagtattcttgcctgggaaatcccatggttggaTGAGTctgatgggcttcagtccacggggttgcaaagagtcagacatgactgagcgactacagcCACCACCAGGCTGTTACCAAGAATTTAAGGCTGATCACCTCTTCAGTGATCCCCGTCCCCAGCGGCTCATGGGAAGGTGGGAGGTTTTGGGCGGAGGGAGTGGTCAATGAGGCCCAGGTGCAGGAGGCTCGGGCAGTGACTTGCCCCTGACTTCTTGGGTACGTTTCAGCTAGAAACGTATGTTTATTATTCCATTACCTTTAACATCATAGAGGGGATCCACatctctgtgttcttttttttttttttaatttaaacataatttaatttattttggtcTAAGCTACacattcaaatatttcaaaattcaaaagatacaaGTCACCATTCTACCCCACTTCTCcatacttctgttttcttttttttttaaattttttattagttggaggctaattacttcacaacatttcagtgggttttgtcatacattgatatgaatcagccatagatttacccgtattccccatcccgatcccccctcccacctccctctctacccgatccctctgggtcttcccagtgcaccaggcccgagcacttgtctcatgcatcccacctgggctggggatctgtttcaccatagatagtatacacgctgttcttttgaaatatcccaccctcacattctcccacagagttcaatagtctgttctgtatttctgtgtctctttttctgttttgcatatagggttatcattaccatctttctaaattccatatatatgcgttagtatgctgtaatgttctttatctttctggcttacttcactctatataatgggctccagtttcatccatctcattaggactggttcaaatgaattctttttaacggctgagtaatattccatggtgtatatgtaccacagcttccttatccattcatctgctgatgggcatctaggttgcttccatgtcctggctattataaacagtgctgcgatgaacactggggtgcacgtgtgcTCTGTGTTCTTGAAAGGTAGAATTTCTGATTTGCTGGTTTCCCACGATGCTGGAAGGGCGCTATCCCAAGTGTAAtcttctggaactttctttttCCACTCTTTGTACTATAGCTAGGTTTTCTCCACACGGCTGTTACATATGGTTTATCGGTCTAAACCCCTACCTGCTGTCTGCTCGAGGGACTATTTCAGGTTAGACCTACACTAGTGGAGGGCTGGCGTGCAGGGGCCGAGTGGACAGCAGGCGGGAGGACATGGCTGTGGTCTGtccttgctcctcctcctcctgttggCATCTGTGACCTTTCTGTTTAGGCCAAGCCAAGCTCCATCCTGAGAAGGGTGCTCAGCAGAGAGAATGACAGCACGGGGTAGAGGCCAGCCCTGCAGGATAGTGCCAGGCAGGGAATTGGTGTGCACAGCGGGACCAGCTTCACCTAGCTGGAGATGTAGGTAAATTGACTCCCTGCCACATGCTCTGAAGCAACCTCTAATTCCATGCCTTTTGTTTCTGGGGGTTTATTTTGTCATGGATTTTCCTGGGAGCTTTTCTAAGATGGTGAGATGGGTGTGGTTTGAGACACACAAGCACCATGGTTGTGGTCTCGTCTTCGTTTCCAATTGTAGAGAGAGCCCTGCTCCATGCACCTTCCAGGTATCTGTCCCTCGGGGGACCAGATGCACAATACAGTGGGGGATCCTGGACAGGCAGTGTGGTGGGAGGCACCCCAGCTCCCCAGGGGCAGCCCTTGAAGCCTGGGCTTCCTCCGCTTGCTGTTAAGGGTGGTGGCAGTCCCCGCCCACAGGCAAGGGACACAGTCCTTCCTGTGACTTTCTCACTGCTGACAACCCGATTTCCAACCTTTTAATTTATGTCCTGGAGGCAGATGATAGAACTGATCTGTCCAGGTGATCTGGAACATATTCCTATTGTTTACATTTCAAGGACTTTGGGTAAAACTGAGCCAGAAATGGAACCAGTCAGCTTGGAGGTATACTctcacatgcatgtgcacacccAAAGGATACATGtatgcagcacacacacacaaacacacatgtaagTGCTCCCACTCGACATATACACTGACGCACGTGCCCACATGCAGCGTAAACACGTATAGGgcacgcacacacgtgcacacgcacACTCACGCACGCACCCGCAGGCAGCACGGGGCGCACGCCCCCTCCCCCCGCGGTGTGGGCTTGCTGCGCGCAGCGCACCGCGGGTCTGACGGCCATCGCGGCCTCCACAGCCCGCCTTGCCTGCAGAAGCAGAACCGGTTCTCTGCTTTCAGGTTAGTCTGGGCTCTACTTTCCAGGCCACTGGTGGAGCTCACAGCACGGCTGAGCGCGTGTGGCCTGTGGAGGTAGGCAAGTGTGGGCTTCAGTCTCAGCTGGGGCAAGTTCTTTATCCGTTCTGAACTGCCTTTCCCTCATCTCAAGAAGGGAGCTCCCTTGCAGAGTTGTAGAAGAGATTAGAAATAACATATGTGAGCTTTGGGCATAATGCTTGCCACGTCAGAGTCTTAGAAAATGTTAGCAAACAGGCCACATGGTAAGAACCTCATATAATGAAAATCCAAGGTAAAGAGCTGTGAGAACATAAGAGGGATTATGGTAAGGGATTCAGAACCTGTGTGACCAAGAGGGAGACTCAGAACTATGGCCCCCGGGTTTCCTGTCTCAGGAGGGGTGCGCGCAGGGATGCAGATATGAGCCCCAGCTTCCCCGCGAAGCCGCGTCTCGGCGTCTTCGTCTGCCGCCCTCTCCTGGCTCCAGGCTGTTACTGCAGGCAGTTCCTCTGGCCCATCTCCATCTGGACCACATGAGTGTGCTCCTACCACAAATGCTGcaaattttcactcttttaatTCCTTCCTTGTGTCAGTGTATCTTGAGCACGTCTGTCAAGAAGTGCCATGCTTGTGTGTGCGTGCCTTCACCAACTCCAGGCACACACGCGTGCCCACACACACAGGTATGCACGCACACACGCTGGGCTGGCTCTGCGGGTGGTTGAGCTGGCCGATGGTAATTCCTGTGAAGCTCACTGAGCGAGTGAGGATGGTGTGGGGGGTACGGCAGGGGCTGTAGCTTTGTTGCTGGGTGGGCTGTGAGCAAGATAAAGATGTCAGCAGAGCCA
This genomic interval carries:
- the LOC122675678 gene encoding keratin-associated protein 12-2-like; translated protein: MCHTSYSSGCQAACVPSPCQPSCLPVSYRPAVCVTPSCQPSVRLPVSCRPALYVPVSFKPAVCLPVCYRPTVLVAPSCQSSGCYQPSRPTLVCRPVSCSTPSCL